The genomic DNA AAGTGTTGTCATCTAGTTTAAATTGGTAAGATAATATACCAGCTTTCGGATCATCATTCTGGATATAGTCTTTCAATAACCAATGTTCAGGGTGGTCCGGGTTCGTATCAACTAATATCCTTGCGCCATAACCACTACAACGTGATTTAATCTCATCGAAGACCTCTTCGTGAGCGAGAGACGCCTCGTTGATATATGCGCCATACGACGTCATACCACGTATTGCAGCAATGCCACTTACTTTACTATGTCCGACTTGAACCACTTTAACGCCAAACAGAGTAAAACTATTGTATTTATCAAACTCAAACTCAATACCGTATTTGTTAGTTAATTCTACAAGTACGTTTTTACTAATCGTTCCTAGCGTTGCACCAGCTAGAATATATTGAGGCGTTTCTACACCTTCTTTATTAGCTATTTGTCTAACTCTTATTAATTCATCTAAAAACAAATCGTTGTTCAATATTGTTTTTCCTGTACGTTTGGCACCATGATTGATAAGCATAAACCAATCACGCTTTGAAGTATTTTTTAATATATCAATCTGTTTAGGTGTGTATAGTGCATCTAATCTACTCATCTATCAACACATCCTTTATAGATTTACGTAATTGTAATATCTTATCTTCGGTGCTCGTTTCATTGTTACGATCCATTTGCTCGATTTTCTTTTCAAGCATCTTAATTTCTGCTTCAATCTTTTTGTTAGTTAGTTGTTCATTGCCTAACATCATTCTGTTCATGCCATCTAAACCAGCTACAAATGCATCTGCTGATGACTTCTTTAAACCATTATTATTTATATCTTGTTTAGATATGTTTTTAAGCCACTCATATTCGTCAAAAGCCTTCTGGCGTGTCCATTTTGATTGCTCAGCAGCTTCTTGACACAATTCTTCGTACCTTCCGAAAACCTTCCGATTTTTTAAAAGTGTACTTGCTTCTTTATCTAAGTATTCGCCACTCTTACCTTTGGTCGAATAGCCTGCGTCAATGTATGCCTTGCGTTGGCTTTTACCTTCTATAAGTCCTAAAACAAACTTCTCTTGTTTGGGTGTTAATTTAATCAATTGTTTTCACTGTATCACACGCCTTTACGTTAAATACTCTTTAAATTTGTAATAAAAAAAGACTACCCGAGTTACTCTCGAATAGTCACTATGGGAGGTAATTAATAATGCAAAATCAAGTTTATCCAGAAAGGAGAAAAAGTACCTACCCAACGGATAGGCACTCAAGCAATCAGTGGCTGGCCAATACGACCATTACCAAACTTAATCACTTTCATTGAGAACTAACCAGCTACCTCAAAACGAGGGTTCGTGTGGATAGTGCTTACACAACAATTATATAAAATAATTTTACCCTTTCAAAATAGTGTCATTTCAGTCATTTTCGTCATTTTTGTCACTGTAATAAATATATCTTTTCCGCTAACTCATCACGTCGCGCTAAAAAATTATTTCTGTTCAATTTAGAATTAGGCAAATTTTTAATCACATCATCACGCTTGTACCCTTTTTTGAGTAACTCTAGAAAACAAAAGTCTACATGCCCTAATTTCTGTTGTGATTGATTAATAAATTCAATCTCACGTAACATCTGTGCATAACGTTTATTAGTTCGTTCTAACTTAATCACCACATCTTCCACTTTGCTACTATTTTGTCCCTGTGGTTTAGGTAATGTCGCTTGTATACCGTATTGTGCAATTGAATTGCTATCATAATCTGGCATAGCATCTGCAATAACATTACATTTCATTTTGTGTGTACCAATCATATTGATAATAGCCTCTTTACTGTACAAGTTAATACCCACCTGCCAAATCGTTAATATCGTATTGATCACTCTCTCTAGCAAAGTCCTTAGGTGCAGTATCAATATCGTCTTCACTCTGCAACTTAACGATAAGTTCGTTAGTTAGATATTTACTAAGTTCATACATTCCGATGATGAACCATATTTTTAGTATGCGTTTAATCATTCCTTTCACTCCTTACCTAGCATTTGTTTAATTTTAGTTAGTACATCGCTATCTTCTTTCTGATCATATTCAAAATAATAACCACCCGTTTTATTTCTATTGCCATTTAAAACTTTACTTATATTTCCTTGTTGTAAACCTGTGTATGTTACAGCGTCTTTTACACAATCAAATTTCATAATCAACTCTTTAGTTTTATAATCGTACATAGATATAGGTCTACTTTTAACTAATTTAAACTCTTGCAATCCTTTTTCTGCATTTTCTTTAGAAGTAACAAATTGCATATTTTCATAAAAATAACCTAAATTAGGGTTAATTCTATCTATACTCGGTGCTAAACCTCTATCAAACCCACTATTTTTATAATTTTCGAATAGCTTCACAAACGAATAATGTTTAATAAATTTTGTAGTAAATTCTTGCACGCTGAACGGTAATTCTCCAAACCCTTTTTCTCTGTTTCTTGACGCCATTGCATAGTATAATTTATTCAAAAAACCAAACTCAGTTTTTGTATATTCACGTCTATAATTCTTGTGGTAATCATTACCCTTAGATATTCTATCTACAATATCCAAATGAACAATTCGTTTAACACAACCACAATCTTTTCTTCTTCCGGATGTTAAATATTGCATAGGAAATAGTACGGTGTTACCACATTCACATTCGCAATCGTAACAGATTACTTTTTTACCATTAGGTCTTATTTTTACAATTCTTTCAACTGGTTTTAATTTCCCAAAAACTTGTCCTAAAATATTAACTTTCATTTTTGTAGGCGTTTCAGCTAAAGGGAAGCCATCAACATTTGAATGTACTCTAACCATTCAAATCACTTTCCTTAATAAAAGTACCGTTTATAGTACGCCCTTTTCTCCCTTTAATCTCGTCATACGCATACTGTAAACACTCCTGTAACGTCATATCATGTTGTTGTGCCAATATAATTAATGTAACGACTGTATCACCTATACCGTCTTTTAATGCGTCCATTTGACCACGAGATAAGGCTGATGCAACTTCGCCTGCTTCTTCATAGAATTTAAGTGCTTGTCTATCTGAATTGCCATTGTGTAAATCTTTATCAATACTCCATTGTTGTACTTGTTCTACTAATTGATCTAAACTGCCAAAGTTTTCTGTTTTTAATTGACCTAATCTATTTGTCATTTATTGTTCCTCCTTAAATTTGAAATACTCTTCGAATTCATATTCATCTGTAAAGTAATATTTTGACCTTTCATGTGAGGTAGGGTTTATCCAAATGATGTAACACGGATAACTGATAAAAGATAAAGCGCCAATAAGTAACTTTTTGTTAGGAAATATAGAAAAACAATCTGTTTCCTTTTGTACTTGCTCAACATTGTTATCATCAATAAAAATCGCTTTTAAATTTTTATTTTTAACTGTGTGATGCTTCTTTAATTTTTCAATCGTTTGCCACTTACTCATCACTACCACGCTCCAAATCATCTAATAAATTTTGAAACTCATGTGTCCCGTCGAGTTCGTCCATGCGTCTTAAATGCTTACCTAATTGATACAACATACCTTTTTCGCATTCACCACTGGTTATTTCAACATCGTTTACTAACACTGGATACATTTCAACCATTTCTTTCTTTAAATCTATCCACGCCTCTGCCTTCCTCTTCACTTCTTCCATATCATCGATGAGTTCATTGCATGCGTTTGTACATTTACAACATTCGTTAAACCAGTATTCTGATTGCAATTGGTAGTATTCTTTTGAATCATGTACCATTTAATCGCCCTCCAATAACTCTGGGTTTTCGTAGATGTTGCCGATAACTTCATATTCAGTCGAATCATCAATGTTATAATGGTCGTAGCCACCAATATAAAACTCAGTTAAGACAAATCCTCCGTCTAACCATTCAATTAAATATTTATCTCCATAAATATCTCTGACAATATCTTTTTCGTATATTTCGACACCGCGCATGTCTTTTAAACCAGACGACATCATAACAACCCTATCTATGCTACCGTCACCATTGACTAAATCTAAATCTTCCATATGGTCAAACCAAATAGAAAAACCCATATCAAAATCTTTTTGCTCACCATAGCTCATACCCTCTGCATATTCTGTATCGTGTCTTTCTTTATCCCACTCTCTGAATTTAGGTATCATCTCAAACACTCCCTGTTCTTATTCATATGTTCCCGTGCTACTTTCATCGTTACTCTACTTCCTGCCACCTTAACCACAAAGCCGTTGACACCTAGCTTGCGTAATTCCTGTTGTATCTGTGTAGGTGTCTTGCCTTGTGTGTTGTAGCGATAGCGTTGGTTGATTGTATCGCTAAGTATCATGAGACTAACTCCTCACATATCTCATCAAACGTTTGAATACCTCTACCGTCTGTAATATCCATGATTACGCCATACACATATTGATTGATACTGAACTCTGCACGATCTTGTTCTTCCGAAATATGTCCTGTTCCTTGTCTAATGTCGGTGCATTGAACATAAATCTTAATGTCCTTCTCACTTGCTCTTTTAAGGTGCTGTGCATAACCCATTTCGCAAATTGTCCCTTGTGCATGTGGTAAATAGTCGAATATCATAACATCGCTTGTTTCCATGCCTAATGTGTCATTAAATACGATACGTTCTGCTAACTTATCTTGATTAGCATTAGCTTTATCATTGATGTCCTTATCGTCATGTGGTGCGTAGACTTTAAAGCCTAATCGTTGTAACTCTTGTTTCTCCCATTCACGACGCATTTGTTGTCCTATACTCAACATATCTCCGCCTAAATAGATCATTGTTCTGCCTCTTCTTCTTTAATTTCGTAAATTTCATTTTCAACACTTTTAATTAAGTTATCGATCTTCTCTCTAATATCTTTACCGCTCGCATTTTTGAATTCTGTCGTTGTTTCATATCTGAGATAACCTAAGTAACCTATTATATTTACAAGTAGCCCTTCTAATTCTTTTATTCTGTTACACGCTTCTATATCTTTATTGGTTTCTCTATGAAATTTAACTCCTTGCAGTAAAAGTTCAGCTGTAATATTATTTTCAATATTGATTTTCATTGTTTTGCCTCCATTTTTTCGATTAATCTATCTGCATAATCTCTAGCTTTTTTGAAATCTGCTAGCTCATCATCTTTTCGACCTGCACGAACTGGATATTTAATCATATTACCTTTCATAAAACCTTTGAACTGTTCGAATGGTAATTGTTGATACAAGAAGTCGATAACATCTATATTTTCACTACCTTTATAATGGTCAGGTATATTATTGTCTTGTCCTTCCTTCACGTCCACCTTACGTGTGAATGGCTCATCAACTCTCACAAAGTCATCGTTATCTGTAAGTGTGAATTTATAACCACCTGCATTCTCAACCTCTGCATACCAAACTGTTTTCAAACCTTTTTCTTTTGCATACACACGATTGACTATGGCCGTTTGCATAGCAGTAATACCTTTAAATCCTGCTTGGAACTGAACAATATTATCTACTTTCAAATCAATTATCCTTACATTTTCCATTCCTCTACCCCCTCTGCACATTGCCGTATTGATCTGTTTTGACTTTAACCATAAGATTGTTTTGTACTAGATTTTTAAAGTATCTAGTGTTCACTCTGTGCTTAGCAACCTCACGTTCTGCACGTTTAGCCCTAGCAATACGTTCTTCTCTACGTTTACGTTTCAACGCTCTTTCGTGTCTAATTTCTGCTTGTTGTATCTCGTACAACTGCTTAGCTGTTAATTGCTTTTCATTTCTTTCGTACGTCTGCACCATATTCATATACTCCTTTGCCGTGTATTAGTTCTGGTCCACGTAAACCTTCTGCATAACGCTTTCTAACTGTGCTATCAGATACATCAAAATATTTATATACATCACATAATCTGTAACGTTTGCCGTTTATATTCACTTTCGGCATAGTATCACTTCCAATCTGCGTAACTAACACTAACGTCAGTAACGTTTTTGATGTTATCTAGTAAGTCGTCAGCGTCGTTTTTGTAACGTTCGGTATAGTATTCGATATAGTTCTCTCTATCTTCGTGTTTGCCTACCCACACCGGTTGTTCTACTTCAACTGTTAAATCGAATGTGAGTTTTAATGTTTCTTCTTGCATTACACTTCCTCCACTTCTAAAATGATTTTTGGCTCTTCTGCATACTGCTTAAAACTGTGTATCTCTACAATTTGGTTATCGTCTTTCCATAAGTGATCATTCGCTGCATCTAGCACAGTTTTAATTAAATTATCTATATCTGGCTTAGTACGTTTATATTGACCTATCGCTATCAGTTTCTGATTTTTCGACCAACTCTTCGGCGGTTTAAAGTAAAAGTAAAGTGATACTTTAAGTTGTGTATTCAACATCTCTTTTGGTAACTGGCTCTGTATATACTGTTTATGTGCTGTATACGACGCCGGCATGTATGTTTGAATAAAACTACCACGTCTACTGAAACGTGGACGAGGCGAGCCAATAGGTGCCTCGTACGTTGAATTGAATTTAATCTCTAGTTGCATGTGTTCACTCCTATAAATCAAATATACTCATCTGCATATTGAGTTCATGTTCTAAGTAAAAATTGTGTTTGCTTTTAAAGTTAGTAAGTTCAGTGTCACCTAAGTTAAATGAACTTTCTTTTGTATAGCGCCAACCACTTTGATTAACTACGCAATTTGAGTTAGGCGCTAGTGGGTACACTGTAAATGCTATATCTCCGTCTTTGGTAAATAGGTTGTATTGGTTGTTAGCACCTTCTATAAGTCCCATCGCTGCACCTCCACTTTGTTTCATCTAATATTTTTGATTTAACGTTATCGTAATCATCAAAAAAGGTTATTTCTTCACTTTTTAGTAATCTATCTACTGCCCAACCCATTTCTAAAATACTTTTTTGAATAAGTGGGTCATCTTTGTAATCGTTACGGTATAAGTCGCCTAATAATGTTTGTAATTCTGCAATAATCATTAGTAAAACCTCTGCGTTTTTTTGTAGAATTCAAGTTCAACAACACCTGTCTCGCCGTCTTTATTTTTAGCGACGTTTAACTCAATATCTGATTTACCAGTTTCATCATCTGCAAGTTCACGATTGTAATAATCATCTCGATAAAGCATAAATATCATATTAGCGTCTTGCTCAATGCCTCCAGCTTCTCTTAAATCAGACATCAAAGGGCGTTTGTCTTGCCTGCTTTCAACACCCCTGCTTAATTGTGATAAAGCTATGATTAAGCAACCTGTTTCTTTGGCTATAATTTTTAAATCACGACTAATTTTTTCAACTTCCAAACGTCTATCTTTTTGCGGCAAGTCAGATTTCATTAACTGCAAGTAGTCTATACATATAATTTGTGGTTTATCGCTATCTCGCATTGCAATTTCTCTAACATCTTGTGGTGTGATTTGAGCATGGTCTTCAATTCTGAAGTTGCTGTGTTGTTTAATATCGTTGATTGCTGACATTATTCTTTCGACTTCATCATCGTTTAACCCATCTGATTTTTTAATTTTATATAGTGGCACTCCAGATATTGCAGAAGTCAGTCGTTCCACTATATTGTTACCTCCAGTTTCTAAGCTAAAGAAAGTGGTAGGATAACCCTGTTGCGCTAAATTCCATATCATATTTAATGCTAGTGCAGTTTTACCAGTGCTAGGGCGTCCTGCAAGCACGTTTAATTGTCCTTCTTCAAAGCCGTGTATCTTTTCATCTAACTTATTAAAACTCGTCGTTATAAACGTCTTAGGTGCGTCTGATAAGATGTTTTCCATAACAGTTGTTAAAAATTGGTCTGTTGGGTTATCTTTCTCGATGTTTAACTCACTTAGCCCTTTTAATTGGTCGATTAGATAAGTAAAATTTTCTTTCGTTGGTACTGATTGAAACTCACTAACTTCGACCCTAGCTTTATTCAAAATGTAGTTGTTTAAGATGTTTAGTTGATCCTGCATAAAAAACACTTTATCTGTACCTTTTGAGTTATACAGTTGAGTTAATACCTTAGTTGATATAAATTCAACATCTTCTCTGCTTTTGTAGTAAATCTCGTTTACATCCACTTTGCCTTTTTCAAGTACATACTCGATAAACTTTTGAGCAGTAACATCTGTAAACATTGCCGGTTTGAGTTTTAACTTACTTAACAATTTAGGGTAGTTCATCAGATTTGAAACAATAGCGTGTTCAGTTGATAAAACATCAATATTCTTCATCTACAACACCCCATTCTTGTTTCATCTGCGCCCATTTTTTCTTACGTTCTTCATGACGTTTTTTGTATTCTGGGTCATGCTGTAATTTGTATGCTTTAGTTTGTTCTTTAGGTATCGTGTCGATTACCTTTGTTTTGGGTTTATAAGCTAATATGTCAGATAGAGTTGGTTTATATTTCTTTTCTCTGATGTATTGCTCTGTTTTTAATAATGTCGGTTGATAGTCCCCGTATTTTATTAATAGGTGTAGCCATTCTTTTAAAACTTGTTCGTCACTATCGAATTTCATATTGTAAATAGTATTGATTTTATTAAGAATGATTGCAGCCTCTTTTTTAGTCATAGGCATTTGTTATCACTCCTCATTCAATATGTCGTCTAGTAAAGTTCCTTTTACTTGTTGTTTAGGTTTTACTTTGTTTTGAGCATCTTCTTTAGTTTTTACATTTTCTTTAGCCCAATTATTTAAAACTTTAATTAAATAACCAACATGAGTTCCTTTTTCTTTTGTATAATCAACTGCTATTTTTACTACTTCATCAGCTTGTTCTCCAATATCATCAATAGAGTATCCAATTAATTCCATTTGATTAGATGTTAAGTTATTAGATAAGTTATCCATGATGTAATTAATTGATGTTTTAAAGACGTCGTCTTTATCTATCTCTTTATCTTTATCTTCTTCTAATTCTTTATCTTCTTCTTTATCTATATCTGTTGCGTGACTGTCACGTGACTTCACGTGACTTTCTGGTTTGTTGAGTAATCTTTTCTCTTTTTCACGTTGTTTTTGCTTTCTCAATCGATTTTGTTCTCTGATTTTTTCAAGACCTTCAATGTTTTGGTGCTTTTCCCAATTAGTAACTTTGTAAATACCTTGCACATCTTCAATCATTCCTAAAGTTTTAAAAGTTTGTAATGCTAATCTGATTGAGTTAATAGGTCGATTAAATTCGTTAGCTAACATTTCATCGTTGTAAGGTAAGTTTTCTGATAGCATGATGTAACCTTGTTCATTGTATTTACCAGCAAGCGTTAGCAACTTAACCCAAACGGTTATAATCGTGTCACGTTCTGGCAATGCCTCTATATATTTAATTTTGCTATCATCAAACATTCCTACTTTTAATTTTATCCATGATACTTCAGCCAATATTACTACCTCCTTTAAGCATCTTATTTAGTCGCTCATCTACATCAACCCAACTGTCTGTTAAGTGATATTTATTGTTGAATGTATCCATGCCTATTTGGTGCTGTTCGGTGTGGTGGTTTCTGCATAGCGCTAATACTTGATTACCTACATGATCTATTTTGTTACGATTACGACCTTTACCTACTGCGTATCTATGTGCTAAATCTGAATGTGGTTTGCCACAAATTACACAGTTACGATTGACCGTCGACCAATATAAAAATGATTTATCTTGCTTGAGTAAGTCGCTCGTTTTATATGCAAGTGGTATATCGTTATGAAATATCCAGTCCAATGTAACCTCGATAATTTGGCTTGCTTGTGTACGTGTGCAATCACTTAATGAGATACACTCGTCGTAGCCGTAGTACGTCCGAACGTATTCGATGAATAAATGCCTCATGTAATCCATAGGCGTTCCAGTATGAGCCTCTATGTCCTTTACAAGTGCAAATATCTTACGACGTTGTTTGTCGGTTATTCTGAATGGATCAACTGGAATGACATCAACTTCTACATCAAAACCGTTATCGAGTAATAGCGATGTCTTGTTATCTAGTTCTACACCCTCAATGACAACGGTAGTTGTACCGTCGTCTTGAATGATGTAATTTTTAATAATCGGCATCTATATCAGTCCAATCAGAAAGGCAAATCTGAGTTATCGATGTCTGTACCATTATCAAATGGATTATTTCCTGCTGTTGCTTGTCCTCTTTGTTGTTGAGGTTGGCCGTTTTGTTGGTTGCTACCTTTGCTATCTAAGAATTCAATTCTGTTAGCAATCACTCGTACTACTGAACGATTGTTTCCTTCTTTGTCTTGAAATCTATCTTGTTTCAAGTTGCCTTCGATTAAGATTTTGCTACCTTTACCACAATAGTTATTAAGTAGTTCAGCAGTTTTACCAAACGCTACAATGTCGAAGAATGAAGTGTCATCTTTTTTGAATGGGTTATCTACTGCTAATGAGAAGTTAGTTACTTGAGTTTGTCCTGCTTGTTTTAGTTCTAAATCTTTAGTGATACGTCCTGTTAAAATAGTTAAATTAGTCATTCGTATTCTCCTTATATTTTTTCGCCATTGCTTGAATGTTATTGATTGTAGTTACTGCTTGTTGTTCAGACATTGACGTGTAATCTTGTATTCCAAATGTACTTTCTGCTTGTTGTTGCGTTACGTCTTTTCCTAATGACTTCATCAAATCAACAAAATCAAACACTTCTTGTTTTAGAACGCCAACCGTTTTACTACTTACCTTGTTATATTTTTCTTGTTTTTGTTTAGCATCTGCATCATCTTCATCGGTTGGAATATTGAAGAATTTCATTAAGAAGTATCTTTCCGCATAAGTTAATGCAGTACCATGTGCTTTCGATACATCGTCTTGTTGGCCTACTGCGAAGAAAGGTACTTCTAAAATTTCTTGTGGATTATCTGCATTGATCCATTTATAAGTCAGTTTCAATTTAATAATATGTTCTGGCTTACCTTTCGCATTTGTGGTTTCAGTTACTTCTTCGTTTTCTGTGTATGGTACAAGTAATAAATTATGTTCAATCATCTTGTTTCTTATTCTATGAAGGACTTGAGAGCCACTTACGTAAGAATAGTTGTAACCTTTGGTGTCTTTAGTAAAACCATCAATATTGGCTTTAACATCTGCTATCTTTTGAAATAAATTAAGTTGTTCAGCCATCGTTTACCTCCTCCAAATCTTTAAAACTGTATACTTTACGCGTTTCTTTCGTTTCAATCGTTGATACTTCAATCAAGTGTTTATCCCAGTCAATGTCTATATCTTGCAAACCATCGAATTTACGAGCATTACGTCTTAAAGCATTGTAATTAGCATATTCTTGAGCAGTAGGTTTATTAGTGATCCAGCGCCCAAAGTAATTATCTTTAATGCGATACTCTACTTCACAATTTAATATTGGCTCTTGCATTCACGTACTCCTCCCATCGTCGGTCAGCCCTGTCTGATCTAGCATCAGCGCTTTGATACAGGGTAATATATAAATTGATATTGTCGTTTAAATCTTTAATATGCTCTTTAGCAGTATCTAGTTGTCTTTTTAGATGTTTGTTTTCTAAACTGATTAAAACTAAGTCTTTGCTATCTTTTAGCAAGTTGTTATATTCTTTTAAAGATATAGTTACCTCTTGCATATATGTGCCTCCCGTTATATGATTAAGATGAAATTTTTGTTAAGTGTTTGACTGTTACTCATTGCCGTGAGTTTCAGTCTTTTTTTATGCCAAAAAAGTCATTTGGAGTTACTTCTAAAAAGTCGCAAATCTTTAGAATAGTCGTTGCGCTTGGATGTGGCGTTGTTTCATAATAAAGTCCTTGTAAAGTTGTTCGTGATATTCCGGTACCTTTGTATACATCTTTTATTTTCAATTTTCTAATAGCTAACAAAATTCTAAATTCATTTTTCATTTTCTTAATTCTCCTTTACTTGAAAAAATTCATATTCGAAAAACAAGTATGTGATTACTGCTGTAACCATTGCTATTGCTACTGCGTTTGTGATGAATATGTTTAGCATCATTGATAAAAAAAATGTTACGTTGAACATCATGCCTGAGATTAAGAATGCTTTATCGTGTGATTTCATGTTTATCTCCCCTTTCCGTGAATTTCTTCAAAATGTTCGTCGATAAATTTGCTCATCTTTCTAGCGTTGAATCTCCAACGATTTAAACTTTCATCCGGATAATGTGCGATGCCTTGCTTTTTGAGTAATTTCTCAAACTTAGGATTGAATAGTAATCTGTCTTTAATAGTGTCGTCAGATGACATTTTCAATTTGCGTTTCAATTCTTTTAAGTCCCAGACTGGGTCTAATGAGTAGTTTATTAACTCGTCGTATTCATCTTTAGAGACAAGCACGTGTGTGTCGGGTATTGGTACAGATACGGTTAAAGTTTGCGTCATCTTAGATACTCCTTTCGTGTATAATTTGGTTATCTCCTTATAGAAAGGAGGTGTTGCCTATGGCTAAGAATCCACCTAAAGACGGACGCCGTAAAGGTGCGGTGAAAAGTCGTTCTCAAGTTAAAAACCCTAAAACAAAACGTTATGTTAAACGTGATTCTAAAACTGGTAGATTTATGGATATGAAATCAGATTCAAAACCGTTTAAGGGAGTTCGTAAAGAACGTTAACTTGATGAAAGCTGCTCTAATTCATTTAGAGTGGCTTTTAAATTGTTTTGATTTAAAACTTGGTTAAACACTATTGATAAGTTTTTTACTTGTTCTTCATCGTGTTCGTCATAACCAGCTTCATACAACATTGCATGTAACATCTCGTGAACTAAAACTTGCTTCTTACGTTCGGTTGACAAACTTCTTTTAATTTGTATTACGCTTTCTCTATAGATACACAAACCTAAGCAACTTGGATCATTGTCAACTTCTTCAATTTGAAATACATTGTATTTCACACCACATACATCGATATTCATAGCGACCTCCTTTAAGTTGTTTGTTCGATTGTGGGTAAAATATCGTTGTCTTTTAGTAATTCGTAAATGAACAATCTACCTTTCTGTGTCCATTTAGTATTCATGCGAACCGATGTGCTACCGTCTTTATGTTCAATCTCAGTAGTAGATGAATGTGTGTAGCCTTTAGCATGTAGGTTAGAATATAGTAACCACTGACCAGATTGTTTATATTGAACTTTCAGTTCATGCAGTAACTTGTTTAATGCTTGAGCCGACATTCCGTAATCTTTAGCAATCTGACCGACTGTAACTAAATTTTTATTGTTTAATATTGTGTCTAGATAAGATGCTTTAGGTTCATATTCAGCAATCTTTTGCTTTTGCATGTTGTTTTCAAGTTGTAGCTGTTGTTTCTCTTTTTGTTCCTCTATCCAAAGTTCAGCACGTTTGACTGGGTCTTTAATCATGTAACTTGCGACAGGTTGTGCGATTTGACGTT from Staphylococcus taiwanensis includes the following:
- a CDS encoding DUF771 domain-containing protein; amino-acid sequence: MTQTLTVSVPIPDTHVLVSKDEYDELINYSLDPVWDLKELKRKLKMSSDDTIKDRLLFNPKFEKLLKKQGIAHYPDESLNRWRFNARKMSKFIDEHFEEIHGKGR
- a CDS encoding phage antirepressor KilAC domain-containing protein, which translates into the protein MQALQEIQIENNSELGAVVSSRVVAEELERRHDHVKRDLENILKSQSPNLGSEIIPNTYKSERGREYKEYLLTKDGFTLYMFNIQGHNDFKMAYINKFNEMERQIAQPVASYMIKDPVKRAELWIEEQKEKQQLQLENNMQKQKIAEYEPKASYLDTILNNKNLVTVGQIAKDYGMSAQALNKLLHELKVQYKQSGQWLLYSNLHAKGYTHSSTTEIEHKDGSTSVRMNTKWTQKGRLFIYELLKDNDILPTIEQTT